The DNA segment ATACAAGCAGCATAAGTAGTTGGAATACAAATTGCTAAGATATCAATATAACCAACACCTAGAGGTTCTAAAATACCACTTAAGAAAACAAGAGCTGCAGAGATTGGTGAAGCAGTAATTGCGATTTGTGATGCAACAACTGCAATACCTAAAGGTCTTGAAGGTCTAATACCTTGCTCTTTTGCAACTTCTGCAATAACAGGAAGTGTTGAGTAAGCAGTGTGTCCAGTCCCTGCCAAAATTGTCATAAAATATGTAACTGTTGGAGCTAAATATGTAATATGTTTTGGGTTTTTTCTTAAAATATTCTCTGCAATTTTAACCATATAATCCAAACCACCAGCAACTTGCATTGCAGCAATTGCAGCAATAACTGACATAATGATTAGAATAACATCAATTGGAATACTACCTGGGGTTAGTCCGAAGAAGAGGCATAGGATTAATACTCCTAGCCCTCCCGCATAACCGATTCCAATACCACCCATACGAGCACCTAAAAAGATTGCGCCTAATACAACGATTATTTCTAAACCTAACATCTTCTTCTCCTTTTATTTGGTTTTTTATTAAGAGTTATTTGATTAATCTTGGTTTAATCATATTCTCTGGTTTAATAATGTCTTCAAGTTCTTCTTGTGTTAAAAGACCTCTTTTTAGAACAATGTCATAAACTGATTGTCCACTATCTAATGCCTCTTTTGCCACAGAAGTTGAATTTTCATAACCAATATGTGGGTTAAGCGCAGTTACTAATCCAATTGAATTAACAACTAAATTTTTACAATGTTCTTCATTTGCAGTAATTCCACAAATACATTTTTCTGCAAGTGTTTCAAATGCATTTTTCATCATATTGATTGAATTAAATAAGTTGTAAGCAATTACTGGTTCAAATACATTAAGTTGTAGTTGACCACCTTCACTAGCAATAGTAATAGTTACATCTGTTCCAATTACTTGGAAAGCAACTTGATTTACAACTTCTGGAATAACTGGATTAACTTTACCTGGCATAATTGATGAACCTGGTTGCATTGCAGGAAGATTAATCTCATTTAATCCTGCTCTAGGACCACTACTTAAAAGTCTTAAGTCATTACAAATTTTTGAGATTTTTGTAGCGATTCTTTTTAAAACTCCTGAAATTTGAACATAAGCTCCAGTATCTTGTGTAGCTTCAACTAAATCTTTTGCAGTTTTAAATGGTCTTCCTGTTACATCTTGTAATTTTTGTTCAACTAAACGAGCATATTCTGGGTGAGAGTTAATACCTGTACCAATTGCAGTTGCCCCTAAGTTCATCTCTCTTACAAGTTGTTGACACTCAAATAATCTTTGAATATCTTCTTCAATCATTGTTGCAAATGAGTGAAACTCTTGCCCTAATGTCATTGGAACTGCATCTTGAAGTTGAGTTCTTCCCATTTTGATAATATCTTTAAACTCATCAGATTTTTTACTGAAAGAGTTTTTAAGAATTGTCATTGAAGAAGCTAATTCGTATAGTTTTTCATATAAAGCAACTCTAAATGCAGTTGGATATGCATCATTTGTTGATTGAGATTTATTTACATCATTGTTTGGATGTAAGAAAGCATACTCACCTTTATTGTGACCTAAAATCTCTAAGCTTCTATTAGCAATAACTTCATTTGCATTCATATTAATAGAAGTTCCAGCTCCACCTTGAATCATATCAACAATAAATTGATCATGTAAAGCTCCAGCAATAATCTCATCACAAGCTTCGCAGATTGCATTTTTTTTGTTTTCTTCT comes from the Halarcobacter ebronensis genome and includes:
- the aspA gene encoding aspartate ammonia-lyase, whose product is MTVRMEHDLIGDREIPNEVYYGVQTLRAKENFNITGVTLSQFPTFITSIAKVKKACALANNELGLLEENKKNAICEACDEIIAGALHDQFIVDMIQGGAGTSINMNANEVIANRSLEILGHNKGEYAFLHPNNDVNKSQSTNDAYPTAFRVALYEKLYELASSMTILKNSFSKKSDEFKDIIKMGRTQLQDAVPMTLGQEFHSFATMIEEDIQRLFECQQLVREMNLGATAIGTGINSHPEYARLVEQKLQDVTGRPFKTAKDLVEATQDTGAYVQISGVLKRIATKISKICNDLRLLSSGPRAGLNEINLPAMQPGSSIMPGKVNPVIPEVVNQVAFQVIGTDVTITIASEGGQLQLNVFEPVIAYNLFNSINMMKNAFETLAEKCICGITANEEHCKNLVVNSIGLVTALNPHIGYENSTSVAKEALDSGQSVYDIVLKRGLLTQEELEDIIKPENMIKPRLIK